A region from the Paenibacillus humicola genome encodes:
- a CDS encoding chemotaxis protein CheA, translating into MDMNAYLSMFIDESNDHLQSLNENLLRLESSPEDVGIVQVIFRSAHTLKGMSATMGFEDLASLTHEMENVLDLVRNQKLAMDGFIFDTLFKSLDALESMVQDIVNGGSGKADVTAIVANLKAIVKGDYGASGQASQSAGASGVQGESRTALDEFQTSVLLQSIEAGLSVFHAVVTIREDCLLKAARAYMVFDFLERSGEVVKSHPSVQDIEQEKFDRSFTVFTISSMGEDELRKGIETVSEIESAEVSVLDRETLLQVGAAPAASPPPAVAAVPAAPAPEVPQEASSAAGASRAQTAAASAAPAAAAGSVPRTIRVDIERLDALMNLFSELLIDRVRLEQLASEVRRSDLTETVEHMTRVSGDLQNIVLKLRMVPVESVFNRFPRMVRDLAKSLNKKVELVITGAETELDRTVIDEIGDPLVHLLRNSLDHGVEPAQDRAAAGKPETGVVHLRAFHSGNHVFIEIEDDGRGINREKVKQIAVKNGVVTESEAAKLTVDEINMLLFAPGFSTADKISDISGRGVGLDVVKSKISSLGGHISVDSVPGQGTKFSIQLPLTLSIISAMLIKLGSEKYTIPLSSIVETGILQRSHIRKIHGNRMIDFRGSLIPLLSLKQVLDNDSFQEELETETEIVVIRKGDKLGAVTVDEFIGQSDIVLKTLGGYLTNIQAISGAAILGDGQVALIVDPNALIK; encoded by the coding sequence TTGGATATGAACGCGTATTTGTCGATGTTTATCGACGAATCGAACGATCATCTGCAATCGCTGAACGAGAATCTGCTCCGGCTGGAAAGCAGCCCGGAGGATGTCGGCATCGTTCAGGTCATTTTTCGATCGGCGCATACCTTGAAGGGGATGTCGGCGACCATGGGGTTCGAGGATCTGGCTTCGCTGACGCATGAAATGGAAAACGTGCTCGATCTCGTTCGCAACCAGAAGCTCGCGATGGACGGTTTTATATTCGATACGCTGTTCAAAAGTCTGGACGCGCTCGAGTCGATGGTGCAGGACATCGTGAACGGCGGCTCGGGAAAGGCCGATGTTACGGCGATCGTAGCGAATTTGAAGGCTATCGTCAAAGGCGACTATGGCGCCTCCGGACAGGCTTCCCAGTCCGCCGGGGCCTCCGGCGTCCAAGGCGAATCCCGTACCGCGCTCGACGAATTCCAAACCTCGGTGCTGCTGCAATCCATCGAAGCCGGGCTTTCCGTATTCCATGCGGTCGTCACGATCCGGGAGGATTGCCTGCTGAAGGCGGCGCGGGCATACATGGTATTCGATTTTCTGGAGCGAAGCGGCGAAGTGGTGAAATCGCATCCGAGCGTGCAGGACATCGAGCAGGAAAAATTCGACCGCTCATTTACCGTTTTTACCATCTCGAGCATGGGAGAGGACGAGCTGCGAAAGGGTATCGAAACGGTTTCGGAAATCGAAAGCGCCGAGGTTTCGGTGCTGGACCGCGAGACGCTGCTGCAGGTAGGAGCGGCGCCGGCCGCCTCGCCGCCTCCCGCCGTCGCTGCCGTGCCGGCTGCGCCGGCTCCCGAAGTCCCGCAGGAGGCTTCTTCGGCGGCCGGCGCTTCCCGCGCGCAAACGGCGGCGGCGTCCGCGGCGCCGGCTGCAGCTGCGGGCAGCGTGCCGCGCACGATCCGCGTCGATATCGAGCGCCTGGACGCGCTCATGAACCTGTTCAGCGAGCTGCTGATCGACCGCGTCAGGCTGGAGCAGCTGGCGAGCGAAGTGCGCCGCAGCGATTTGACCGAAACCGTCGAGCATATGACCCGCGTGAGCGGCGATCTGCAAAATATCGTCCTGAAGCTCCGCATGGTGCCGGTCGAGTCGGTATTCAACCGGTTTCCGCGGATGGTGCGCGACCTGGCAAAATCGCTAAACAAGAAAGTGGAGCTCGTCATCACCGGAGCGGAAACCGAGCTGGACCGCACCGTCATCGACGAAATCGGCGATCCGCTCGTTCATCTGCTCCGCAATTCGCTCGACCACGGAGTCGAGCCGGCCCAGGACCGGGCGGCGGCGGGTAAACCGGAAACCGGCGTCGTGCATTTGCGGGCTTTTCACAGCGGGAATCACGTCTTTATCGAAATCGAAGACGACGGCCGCGGAATCAATCGCGAGAAGGTCAAACAGATTGCGGTCAAGAACGGTGTCGTCACCGAAAGCGAAGCCGCCAAATTGACCGTAGATGAAATCAATATGCTGCTGTTTGCACCGGGATTCAGCACGGCGGACAAAATATCCGACATTTCCGGGCGGGGCGTCGGGCTCGACGTCGTCAAGTCCAAAATTTCTTCGCTCGGGGGCCATATTAGCGTCGACTCGGTACCCGGCCAGGGCACGAAATTTTCCATTCAGCTGCCGCTGACATTGTCGATCATATCGGCGATGCTCATTAAACTGGGATCGGAAAAATACACCATTCCGCTGTCCTCGATCGTCGAGACCGGCATCCTGCAGCGAAGCCATATCCGCAAAATTCACGGCAACCGGATGATCGATTTCCGCGGATCCCTGATCCCGCTCCTGTCGCTCAAGCAGGTGCTGGACAACGATTCGTTTCAGGAAGAGCTC
- a CDS encoding protein-glutamate methylesterase/protein-glutamine glutaminase — MQAYRVLVVDDSAFMRKVFCDLIARDSEFVVAATAANGSEAVEAVRLHKPDVITMDLEMPEMNGLEAMKQIMRSCPTPVIMVSAVSDDGARDTINALQSGAFDFIRKPAGASSPDIETVGEQLLEKMRIAVLTRRTVVLRQTDPAKTDDSRSVLERPGKAAGGRRPKPSGKGGRRAGGTDNLPDGRIGAAGDGPSAMRGSIARPAGIIAHNPAGEQDRESSAPVGLAPAGDAAADPPRRSGKAKPSGTFRDLILIGTSTGGPRALLEVMSSLPGHLPAPVLIVQHMPPKFTRSLAQRLDAFSELTVVEAADGQRVHAGVAYLAPGGYHMKLAKDERGYFIQLTLDPPVGGHRPSVDVLFESCVPYAELRRHSVIMTGMGSDGVKGMKALNDSGGASAIAEAEETCVVYGMPRAAVEAGAAFRIVPLPRIASALAGAITS, encoded by the coding sequence ATGCAAGCTTACCGCGTACTTGTCGTAGACGATTCCGCGTTTATGCGCAAAGTATTTTGCGATCTGATTGCCAGGGATTCGGAATTCGTGGTTGCGGCGACCGCTGCGAACGGCAGCGAGGCCGTCGAAGCTGTCCGGCTCCACAAGCCGGACGTCATCACCATGGATCTCGAAATGCCGGAAATGAACGGCTTGGAAGCGATGAAGCAAATTATGCGCAGCTGCCCGACGCCCGTCATCATGGTTTCGGCCGTCAGCGACGACGGAGCCAGAGATACGATCAACGCGCTGCAAAGCGGAGCGTTCGATTTTATTCGCAAACCGGCGGGGGCGTCTTCGCCCGATATCGAAACCGTCGGCGAGCAGCTGCTGGAAAAGATGCGGATCGCCGTCCTGACGAGACGTACGGTCGTCCTGCGGCAGACGGACCCGGCAAAGACGGACGACTCACGTTCGGTGCTGGAACGGCCGGGAAAAGCCGCCGGCGGCAGAAGGCCGAAGCCGTCAGGCAAAGGAGGCAGGCGCGCGGGCGGCACGGACAACCTGCCGGACGGCCGGATCGGCGCCGCAGGGGACGGACCTTCGGCCATGCGCGGTTCGATTGCGCGACCGGCCGGCATTATAGCGCATAATCCGGCAGGCGAACAAGACCGCGAATCGTCGGCGCCGGTTGGATTGGCGCCGGCCGGAGACGCCGCAGCCGATCCGCCGAGGCGGTCCGGCAAAGCGAAGCCGTCCGGGACGTTCCGGGATCTGATTTTGATCGGCACGTCAACGGGCGGGCCGAGAGCGCTGCTCGAGGTCATGAGCTCGCTGCCCGGCCATTTGCCCGCTCCCGTGCTGATCGTCCAGCACATGCCCCCGAAATTTACCCGCTCGCTTGCGCAGCGGCTCGACGCATTCAGCGAGCTGACCGTCGTGGAAGCGGCCGACGGTCAGCGGGTTCACGCCGGCGTCGCCTATCTCGCGCCCGGAGGGTATCATATGAAGCTCGCCAAGGACGAGCGGGGCTACTTCATCCAATTGACTTTGGATCCGCCCGTAGGCGGCCACCGTCCGTCGGTCGACGTCCTGTTCGAGTCGTGTGTCCCTTATGCGGAGCTGCGCAGGCATTCGGTCATCATGACGGGAATGGGAAGCGACGGGGTAAAGGGGATGAAGGCGCTGAACGACAGCGGCGGGGCAAGCGCCATCGCCGAAGCGGAAGAAACGTGCGTCGTTTACGGGATGCCCCGTGCGGCCGTCGAAGCCGGCGCCGCGTTTCGAATCGTACCGCTTCCCCGCATCGCTTCGGCGCTTGCCGGAGCCATCACTTCGTAA
- a CDS encoding MinD/ParA family protein — MNDQAEALRRMVRSRDSGAAGKNTRIVTVTSGKGGVGKSNFTLNFSLALQQLGLRTLIFDADIGMANIDVLMGIRAPYSLYHLVKRQKTIRDIIHEGPQGIHFIAGGSGLLDLLDLTPAQLDDFEEQIGMLQGEYDVILFDTGAGLSKETVKFIAAAEETLVVTTPEPTSITDAYALIKMVRAAERDIRFRLVVNRAADDREGKAAADKIGLVAQRFLNLELPVLGMLPDDPCVPKAVKKQVPFTLAFPGSNASRSMMAIARSFAEVPAQAVSGTGGVKGFLHHMFRRLK; from the coding sequence ATGAACGACCAAGCGGAGGCGCTGCGGCGCATGGTTCGGAGCCGCGACAGCGGAGCCGCCGGGAAAAATACGCGCATCGTGACGGTGACGAGCGGCAAGGGCGGGGTCGGCAAGTCGAATTTCACGCTCAACTTCTCGCTTGCTTTGCAGCAGCTGGGGCTCAGGACGCTGATCTTCGACGCCGATATCGGCATGGCGAACATCGACGTGCTGATGGGGATCCGGGCGCCGTACAGCCTGTACCACCTGGTGAAGCGGCAGAAAACGATCCGGGATATTATCCACGAAGGGCCGCAGGGCATTCATTTTATCGCGGGCGGTTCGGGATTGCTGGATTTGCTGGACTTGACGCCGGCTCAGCTGGACGATTTCGAGGAGCAGATCGGCATGCTGCAAGGAGAATACGACGTCATTTTATTCGATACGGGAGCCGGCTTGTCCAAGGAAACGGTCAAGTTTATCGCCGCCGCCGAGGAAACGCTTGTCGTGACGACGCCGGAGCCCACTTCGATTACGGATGCTTATGCCCTGATTAAAATGGTGCGTGCGGCGGAACGCGATATCCGGTTCAGGCTTGTCGTGAACCGTGCGGCCGACGACCGCGAAGGGAAGGCGGCGGCGGACAAAATCGGGCTGGTCGCGCAGCGGTTTCTGAATCTCGAGCTGCCGGTGCTCGGCATGCTGCCCGACGACCCGTGCGTGCCGAAGGCCGTCAAAAAGCAGGTGCCGTTCACGCTCGCTTTTCCCGGATCGAACGCTTCCCGGTCGATGATGGCGATTGCCCGAAGCTTTGCGGAGGTACCGGCTCAAGCGGTTTCCGGCACAGGCGGCGTCAAAGGATTTTTACATCACATGTTCAGGCGGTTGAAGTAA
- the flhF gene encoding flagellar biosynthesis protein FlhF, which produces MKVKRFVVTALPEALPMIRGELGADAVILNTKEIRVGGFLGMFGKRKMEVIAAVETGPAAKPQAIHPQAAPRASAAAGAAAGTGSAAGAALAIAAHAAAVRQPEQVRAGEKREHPLSGVAAVPAGETPPPSGPKTAPEEELLSEIRDMKLWIRQLSRQRLAETRPKAVQALAERLSGQDVAEDWIDKLLAAVTEQVNEDDPDGDTVWRAAGRTLHEWLSGTQGEGIRPDTRIVHFVGPTGVGKTTTIAKLAAEQTLKAGRRVGLITSDTYRIAAVDQLRTYATILNVPLEVVFSPSEVARAYKQLSDRELIFMDTAGRNYRNELFVSEVNSLLQSGVAAETFLVLSLTGKYADMATVAGHFAKYGVRRVVFTKQDETSAVGAVLNLALEFGFRTEYIACGQTVPDDIAPFRADAYIRQLLGGVPS; this is translated from the coding sequence CGGCATGTTCGGCAAGCGAAAAATGGAAGTGATCGCCGCGGTCGAGACCGGGCCGGCGGCCAAGCCGCAGGCCATCCATCCGCAAGCGGCGCCTCGAGCTTCCGCTGCCGCAGGCGCCGCCGCCGGAACCGGATCGGCGGCGGGAGCGGCTTTGGCGATCGCCGCTCACGCCGCAGCCGTTCGGCAGCCGGAACAGGTGCGTGCCGGTGAGAAACGTGAGCATCCGCTTAGCGGCGTTGCAGCTGTCCCAGCCGGCGAAACGCCTCCGCCGTCCGGGCCGAAAACCGCGCCGGAGGAGGAGCTGCTGAGCGAAATCCGCGACATGAAGCTGTGGATCAGGCAGCTGTCCAGGCAGCGGCTGGCGGAAACGCGGCCCAAGGCCGTTCAGGCGCTGGCCGAGCGGCTTAGCGGGCAGGATGTCGCCGAGGATTGGATCGACAAGCTGCTTGCCGCCGTCACGGAGCAGGTGAACGAGGACGACCCGGACGGCGATACCGTCTGGCGTGCCGCCGGCCGGACGCTGCACGAATGGCTGTCCGGCACCCAGGGGGAAGGGATACGGCCGGATACCCGCATCGTCCATTTCGTCGGGCCGACCGGCGTCGGGAAGACGACGACGATCGCCAAGCTGGCGGCGGAGCAGACGCTGAAGGCGGGGCGCAGGGTCGGTTTGATTACCTCCGATACTTACCGGATCGCCGCCGTCGATCAGCTGCGGACTTACGCGACCATTTTGAACGTGCCGCTCGAGGTCGTATTTTCGCCTTCCGAAGTGGCCAGAGCCTATAAGCAGCTGAGCGACCGCGAGCTTATTTTTATGGATACGGCGGGGCGGAATTACCGTAACGAGCTGTTCGTGTCGGAGGTGAACAGCCTGCTGCAGTCGGGCGTCGCTGCGGAAACGTTTCTCGTGCTCAGCCTGACCGGCAAATACGCGGACATGGCGACGGTGGCCGGGCATTTTGCCAAATACGGCGTGCGGCGCGTCGTGTTCACGAAGCAGGACGAGACGAGCGCGGTCGGCGCCGTCCTGAATCTGGCGCTCGAATTCGGCTTTAGGACGGAATATATCGCCTGCGGCCAAACGGTTCCCGACGATATCGCCCCGTTCCGGGCCGATGCTTATATCCGGCAGCTGCTGGGGGGCGTGCCGTCATGA